The Candidatus Angelobacter sp. DNA window GTCCACCGGGACGATGATCCCGCCGCTGTGGAGGACTTTCCAGAGCCAGCCGAACGCGCCAAGGCTCTCGGGCTCGACCGGATCGAGCAGGTTGTGACCGACGATCATGACCAACCCGACAGACGCGACCCATCGCAGAGGAAGGAACACGAGCGCCGCGAGCGCGACCATGGACCATCCTATTGCCCAGATCACAATGCCCATCGCGAAATGATAGTCGAAGTTGAAGAGCCAGCCGAAACAGCGCACCCAGGTCAGTTCCAATAACACCAGCCACAGACCTCGTGTCAGGAGAAACC harbors:
- a CDS encoding heparan-alpha-glucosaminide N-acetyltransferase domain-containing protein, which gives rise to METVPATDNSHNQGFPRARLDSVDTLRGLVMVIMALDHTRDFFSKDLAFDPTDLTKTHSALFLTRWITHYCAPVFIFLAGTGAFLSTTRGKTQKELSWFLLTRGLWLVLLELTWVRCFGWLFNFDYHFAMGIVIWAIGWSMVALAALVFLPLRWVASVGLVMIVGHNLLDPVEPESLGAFGWLWKVLHSGGIIVPVD